In the Ramlibacter tataouinensis TTB310 genome, one interval contains:
- a CDS encoding LysE family translocator gives MTASELAALLVFCTAMSFSPGPNTTLSTALAANHGLRRALRFCLAVPAGWTLLMLASGLGLGALVTGLPPLRWAVKLAGVAYMLWMAWKLAGAGELARVDERRLDIGFAQGVGLQFLNIKAWMLALTLTAGWVVNAGGQPAPNPGERLALICLLMIGFAFSSNFLYALAGSMLRGFLARGRRLLWFNRALALVLALTAAWMLTV, from the coding sequence ATGACCGCCAGCGAACTCGCGGCGCTGCTGGTGTTCTGCACGGCGATGAGTTTCTCGCCGGGGCCCAACACCACGCTGTCCACCGCGCTGGCAGCCAACCACGGCCTGCGGCGCGCGCTGCGCTTCTGCCTGGCCGTGCCGGCCGGCTGGACCCTGCTAATGCTGGCCAGCGGCCTGGGGCTGGGCGCGCTGGTCACCGGCCTGCCGCCGCTGCGCTGGGCCGTCAAGCTGGCAGGCGTGGCCTACATGCTGTGGATGGCCTGGAAGCTGGCTGGCGCCGGCGAGCTGGCACGGGTGGACGAGCGGCGGCTGGACATCGGCTTCGCCCAGGGCGTGGGCCTGCAGTTCCTCAACATCAAGGCCTGGATGCTGGCGCTGACGCTCACCGCGGGCTGGGTGGTCAACGCCGGCGGCCAGCCGGCGCCCAACCCGGGTGAGCGCCTGGCCCTGATCTGCCTGCTGATGATCGGCTTCGCCTTCAGCAGCAACTTCCTCTACGCCCTGGCCGGCTCCATGCTGCGCGGCTTCCTGGCGCGGGGCCGGCGCCTGCTGTGGTTCAACCGCGCGCTGGCGCTGGTGCTGGCGCTCACCGCCGCCTGGATGCTCACGGTATGA
- a CDS encoding PLP-dependent aminotransferase family protein — translation MLMKTSSQSLTEQLSARFAERIRTRLLAPGARLPSVRQCAQQQGVSPSTVVAAYDQLLAEGLVEARKNRGFFVRETPASGADAGTRPPDSAPDAAAAAHEGGWSVAHWIARRPPASPVNATALIRGMFHQVSNKPQPGMGVLPPEWLESTFMAAAVRKVTSTRALHEFSLRYGEPLGDGGLRRALARKLAALSVPASPEQIITTVGATHALDIVSRSLLRPGDFVMVEEPGWAVEFARLTALGMRLLPMPRRPDGPDLEVMARYCEVHAPKLYVSVSVLHNPTGYCLSPGSAHRVLQLANQHGFHIVEDDTYSHIAPPHASRLCALDGLQRTIHVSGFAKILAPNWRVGFLAAHPSLIEQLLDTKLLGTLTTPALLEKALALCIEQGQLRRHAERIRTRLDAARSRSVKLALAAGCSFAAEPAGLFGWVDTGVDTDELAQRMLDEGYLLAPGALFHAERKPSTLMRINFATTQDAAFWRKYSELVRRG, via the coding sequence ATGCTGATGAAGACCTCCTCCCAGTCGCTGACCGAACAGCTGTCGGCGCGCTTTGCCGAGCGCATCCGCACCCGGCTGCTGGCGCCCGGCGCGCGGCTGCCCTCGGTGCGCCAGTGCGCGCAGCAGCAGGGCGTGAGCCCGTCCACCGTGGTGGCCGCCTACGACCAGCTGCTGGCCGAGGGCCTGGTGGAGGCGCGCAAGAACCGCGGCTTCTTTGTCAGGGAAACGCCGGCGTCGGGGGCGGATGCCGGCACCCGCCCGCCCGACAGCGCGCCGGACGCCGCGGCGGCGGCCCACGAGGGCGGCTGGTCCGTGGCGCACTGGATCGCGCGGCGGCCGCCGGCTTCGCCGGTCAATGCCACCGCCCTGATCCGCGGCATGTTCCACCAGGTGAGCAACAAGCCGCAGCCGGGCATGGGCGTGCTGCCGCCGGAGTGGCTGGAGTCCACCTTCATGGCGGCGGCGGTGCGCAAGGTGACTTCGACGCGCGCGCTGCACGAGTTCTCGCTGCGCTACGGCGAGCCCCTGGGCGACGGCGGCCTGCGCCGCGCGCTGGCCAGGAAGCTGGCCGCGCTGAGCGTGCCGGCCAGCCCGGAGCAGATCATCACCACGGTGGGGGCAACGCATGCGCTGGACATCGTCAGCCGCAGCTTGCTGCGCCCGGGTGATTTCGTGATGGTGGAGGAACCGGGCTGGGCGGTGGAGTTCGCGCGGCTGACGGCGCTGGGCATGCGCCTGCTGCCGATGCCGCGCCGCCCGGACGGGCCCGACCTGGAGGTGATGGCGCGCTACTGCGAGGTGCATGCCCCCAAGCTGTACGTCAGCGTGAGCGTGCTGCACAACCCCACCGGCTACTGCCTGTCGCCGGGCAGCGCGCACCGCGTGCTGCAGCTGGCCAACCAGCACGGCTTCCACATCGTCGAGGACGACACCTACAGCCACATCGCGCCGCCGCATGCCTCGCGGCTGTGCGCGCTGGACGGCCTGCAGCGCACCATCCACGTCAGCGGCTTCGCCAAGATCCTGGCGCCCAACTGGCGGGTCGGCTTCCTGGCCGCCCACCCCTCCCTGATCGAGCAGCTGCTGGACACCAAGCTGCTGGGGACGCTGACCACGCCGGCGCTGCTGGAGAAGGCGCTGGCGCTGTGCATCGAGCAGGGCCAGCTGCGCCGCCATGCCGAGCGCATCCGCACGCGGCTGGACGCGGCGCGCAGCCGCAGCGTGAAGCTGGCGCTGGCGGCCGGCTGCAGCTTCGCGGCCGAACCGGCGGGCCTGTTCGGCTGGGTGGACACCGGCGTGGACACCGACGAACTGGCCCAGCGCATGCTGGACGAAGGCTACCTGCTGGCGCCCGGTGCGCTGTTCCACGCCGAGCGCAAGCCCAGCACGCTGATGCGCATCAACTTCGCGACCACGCAGGACGCGGCGTTCTGGAGGAAGTACTCGGAGCTTGTGCGGCGAGGCTGA
- a CDS encoding phospholipase D-like domain-containing protein, with the protein MLRLHADYPSRQQPAGWLLLWQLMVLLTLASLAGCASLPANVQRTPSRAFSAPEETPLGRLSQQRQAQAGARSDSGFHLLGNVDTAFTSRLALVEGAQRSLDLQYYAIHADASTELLLQRIREAARRGVRVRILLDDFNTVGEDAQVLRLAFEPGVDIRLFNPLPGPRGSLIGRLLGSLHDVERIQKRMHNKLFLADNAWGITGGRNLGDAYFGSGEKSNFVDLDVLAAGRIVRDMSRSFDRYWNDELAYPVQTLLSQGDLDRLREQRQTSPPDDPSRPPLPARAIPASLPAASPDTVLPGVSPAAVAQERRPPLDLQRVPLVWAPSVLLVDKPDKVGPDEGEADTSETVIDGLLQLMEQARQEVLIISPYFVPGPQMMATFAKLRARGIPVRVLTNSLASNDAPAAHAGYARHRPDLLRLGVELHEMRADPGTAGSLSGSGRGSGRGRSGFGLGSGAGGSKSGSSRASLHSKAVIIDRRLAVIGSMNLDLRSQLQNSEVALVIRSRVLSQQAAELITTTFATGAYRVVLQDDGLRWQAPPGAAFPGTDQEPEASLRLRLLVRLIAPFAPDEML; encoded by the coding sequence ATGTTGCGCTTGCACGCCGACTACCCCTCCCGCCAGCAGCCTGCCGGCTGGCTGCTGCTGTGGCAGCTGATGGTCCTGCTGACCCTGGCTTCCCTGGCCGGCTGTGCCAGCCTGCCCGCCAATGTGCAGCGCACGCCTTCGCGAGCCTTCAGCGCGCCGGAAGAAACGCCGTTGGGCCGGCTCTCGCAGCAGCGGCAGGCCCAGGCGGGAGCGCGCAGCGATTCCGGCTTCCACCTGCTGGGCAACGTGGACACCGCCTTCACCAGCCGCCTGGCGCTGGTCGAAGGGGCCCAGCGCAGCCTGGACCTGCAGTACTACGCCATCCATGCCGACGCCAGCACCGAGCTGCTGCTGCAGCGCATCCGCGAAGCGGCCCGGCGCGGCGTGCGCGTGCGCATCCTGCTGGACGACTTCAACACGGTGGGCGAGGACGCGCAGGTGCTGCGGCTGGCCTTCGAGCCGGGCGTGGACATCCGCTTGTTCAACCCGCTGCCGGGCCCGCGTGGCTCGCTCATAGGCCGGCTGCTGGGTTCGCTGCACGACGTGGAGCGCATCCAGAAGCGCATGCACAACAAGCTGTTCCTGGCCGACAACGCCTGGGGCATCACCGGCGGGCGCAACCTGGGCGACGCCTACTTCGGCAGCGGCGAGAAAAGCAATTTCGTCGACCTGGACGTGCTGGCGGCCGGCCGCATCGTGCGCGACATGTCGCGCAGCTTCGACCGCTACTGGAACGACGAGCTGGCCTATCCGGTGCAGACGCTTCTGTCGCAAGGCGACCTGGACCGCCTGCGCGAGCAGCGCCAGACGTCGCCCCCCGACGACCCCTCGCGTCCGCCCCTGCCGGCGCGGGCGATCCCCGCATCCCTGCCGGCGGCCTCGCCGGACACGGTGCTGCCCGGCGTTTCGCCCGCCGCAGTGGCCCAGGAACGGCGGCCGCCGCTGGACCTGCAGCGCGTGCCCCTGGTGTGGGCACCTTCCGTGCTGCTGGTCGACAAGCCCGACAAGGTGGGACCGGACGAAGGCGAGGCGGACACGAGCGAGACCGTGATCGACGGCCTGCTGCAACTGATGGAGCAGGCCCGGCAGGAGGTCCTCATCATCTCGCCCTACTTCGTGCCGGGGCCGCAGATGATGGCCACTTTCGCCAAGTTGCGCGCGCGCGGCATCCCCGTGCGCGTGCTGACCAACTCCCTGGCCTCCAACGACGCGCCGGCCGCGCACGCCGGCTACGCGCGCCACCGCCCCGACCTGCTGCGCCTGGGCGTCGAACTGCACGAGATGCGCGCCGACCCCGGAACGGCTGGCAGCCTGTCCGGCTCGGGCCGCGGCAGCGGGCGCGGCCGCAGCGGCTTCGGCCTGGGCAGCGGCGCCGGCGGCTCCAAGTCCGGCAGCTCGCGCGCCAGCCTGCATTCCAAGGCGGTGATCATCGACCGGCGGCTGGCCGTCATCGGCTCCATGAACCTGGACCTGCGCTCGCAGCTGCAGAACAGCGAGGTCGCGCTGGTGATCCGCAGCCGCGTGCTGTCGCAGCAGGCCGCCGAACTGATCACTACAACGTTCGCCACCGGCGCCTACCGTGTGGTGCTGCAGGACGACGGCCTGCGCTGGCAGGCACCGCCCGGGGCGGCCTTCCCCGGCACCGACCAAGAGCCCGAGGCCAGCCTGCGGCTGCGGCTGCTGGTGCGCCTGATCGCCCCCTTCGCGCCCGACGAGATGCTGTGA
- a CDS encoding VOC family protein encodes MTARLDHLVVVAASLDQGVAWCEATLGATPGPGGEHPLMGTHNRLLRIATVDYPCAYLEIIAVNPGADPAARRPGRRWFDMDSDALRTRIADQGPQLVHFVARVPDVHAGVAALRAQGMDRGEVAEASRMTPRGLLRWRIALRADGQRLCDGALPTLIEWGDTHPAPALPESGLRLQSLAVTHPQAAALRRAYEAIELRGVELREGLPNLCATLLTPHGRVRLESKGL; translated from the coding sequence ATGACGGCACGGCTCGATCACCTGGTCGTGGTGGCCGCCAGCCTGGACCAGGGCGTCGCCTGGTGCGAGGCCACGCTGGGCGCCACCCCGGGCCCGGGCGGCGAGCATCCGCTGATGGGCACGCACAACCGGCTGCTGCGCATCGCGACGGTGGACTACCCCTGCGCCTACCTGGAGATCATCGCCGTCAATCCCGGCGCCGACCCGGCGGCACGCCGGCCCGGCCGGCGCTGGTTCGACATGGACTCGGACGCCTTGCGCACCCGCATCGCCGACCAGGGTCCACAGCTGGTCCACTTCGTCGCCCGCGTGCCCGACGTGCACGCAGGTGTCGCCGCGCTGCGGGCGCAGGGCATGGACCGCGGCGAGGTGGCCGAGGCCTCGCGCATGACGCCGCGCGGCCTGCTGCGCTGGCGCATCGCCCTGCGCGCCGACGGCCAGCGCCTGTGCGACGGCGCGCTGCCCACGCTGATCGAATGGGGCGACACCCACCCGGCGCCGGCCCTGCCCGAGTCGGGCCTGCGCCTGCAGTCGCTGGCCGTGACGCACCCGCAGGCGGCCGCGCTGCGCCGCGCCTACGAGGCCATCGAGCTGCGCGGGGTCGAGCTGCGCGAGGGCCTGCCCAACCTGTGCGCCACCCTGCTCACCCCGCACGGGCGCGTGCGGCTGGAATCGAAAGGCCTCTGA
- a CDS encoding PLP-dependent aminotransferase family protein yields MKLNDLPTAPATAWTLARRAERMNPSVIRELLKLTERPGVISFAGGLPSPSTFPVAEFQAACERVLQDDGRAALQYAASEGYGPLREMVAAGLPWRVDPAQVLITTGSQQGLDLVAKVLVDAGSRILVETPTYLGALQAFAPMEPEVVGVASDAQGIAVDDLARAQREAPARFAYLLPNFQNPTGRTMSEARRAAVVQTAAALGLPLVEDNPYGELWFDVPPPAPLAARHPEGCLYLGSFSKVLAPGLRLGFLVAPPALYPKLLQAKQAADLHSPGLNQRLVAQVMQDGFLDRHVPTIRALYQAQRDAMLAALSREMAGLGVEWNQPAGGMFLWARLPEGMDAARLLPRAVDKGVAFVPGAPFFAGGPDGPEAARSLRLSFVTASRGQIDAGIAALAATIREQRQG; encoded by the coding sequence ATGAAGCTGAACGACCTGCCCACCGCGCCCGCCACCGCCTGGACGCTGGCGCGCCGCGCCGAACGCATGAACCCCTCGGTGATCCGGGAGCTGCTCAAGCTCACCGAGCGGCCGGGCGTGATCAGCTTCGCCGGCGGCCTGCCTTCGCCCAGCACCTTCCCCGTGGCCGAGTTCCAGGCGGCCTGCGAGCGCGTGCTCCAGGACGACGGCCGGGCCGCCCTGCAGTACGCCGCCAGCGAGGGTTACGGTCCCTTGCGCGAGATGGTCGCCGCCGGGCTGCCCTGGCGGGTGGATCCGGCCCAGGTGCTGATCACCACCGGATCGCAGCAGGGCCTGGACCTGGTGGCCAAGGTGCTGGTGGACGCCGGCTCGCGCATCCTGGTGGAGACGCCGACCTACCTGGGTGCGCTGCAGGCGTTCGCCCCCATGGAGCCCGAGGTCGTGGGCGTGGCCAGCGACGCCCAGGGCATCGCGGTCGACGACCTGGCCCGGGCCCAGCGCGAGGCGCCTGCGCGCTTCGCCTACCTGCTGCCCAATTTCCAGAACCCCACCGGCCGCACCATGAGCGAAGCGCGCCGCGCCGCCGTCGTCCAGACCGCCGCCGCGCTGGGCCTGCCCCTGGTCGAGGACAACCCCTACGGCGAGCTGTGGTTCGACGTGCCGCCGCCGGCGCCGCTGGCCGCCCGCCACCCCGAGGGCTGCCTCTACCTGGGCTCGTTCTCCAAGGTGCTGGCGCCCGGCCTGCGCCTGGGCTTCCTGGTGGCGCCGCCCGCCCTGTACCCCAAGCTGCTGCAGGCCAAGCAGGCCGCCGACCTGCACAGCCCCGGCCTCAACCAGCGCCTGGTGGCGCAGGTGATGCAGGACGGCTTCCTGGACCGGCACGTGCCCACCATCCGCGCCCTCTACCAGGCGCAGCGCGACGCGATGCTGGCTGCCCTGTCGCGCGAGATGGCCGGCCTGGGCGTCGAATGGAACCAGCCTGCCGGCGGCATGTTCCTGTGGGCGCGGCTGCCCGAGGGCATGGATGCCGCCCGGCTGCTGCCGCGGGCGGTGGACAAGGGCGTGGCCTTCGTCCCGGGCGCCCCCTTCTTCGCCGGCGGGCCCGATGGGCCGGAAGCCGCCAGGTCCCTGCGCCTGTCCTTCGTCACCGCCAGCCGCGGGCAGATCGACGCCGGCATCGCCGCGCTGGCTGCGACCATCCGCGAACAGCGCCAGGGTTGA
- a CDS encoding PhzF family phenazine biosynthesis protein, which produces MNLRPFKQVDVFTAVPYLGNPLAVVLDGTGLSTEQMQRFTNWTNLSEATFLLPPTQPGADYRVRIFCPGRELPFAGHPTLGSCHAWLQAGGRPRGEHVVQECGVGLVRIRRDGERLAFAAPPLLRSGPLDEADLALIARGLGVARADIVAHAWCDNGPKWRGVMLGSAEQVLALKPDAAVLAGLDVGVVGPRGKVGVVGARGAADDCAFEVRAFFPGNNGMAEDPVTGSLNAGIAQWLIGAGLAPERYVAAQGTALARAGRVHVEREGDTVWIGGASVTCVDGTVRL; this is translated from the coding sequence ATGAACCTGCGCCCCTTCAAGCAAGTCGACGTCTTCACCGCCGTGCCCTACCTCGGCAACCCGCTGGCCGTGGTGCTGGACGGCACCGGCCTGTCGACCGAGCAGATGCAGCGCTTCACCAACTGGACCAACCTGTCCGAGGCCACCTTCCTGCTGCCGCCCACGCAGCCCGGCGCCGACTACCGGGTGCGCATCTTCTGCCCGGGCCGCGAGCTGCCCTTCGCCGGCCATCCCACGCTGGGCAGCTGCCATGCCTGGCTGCAGGCCGGCGGCCGGCCGCGCGGCGAGCACGTGGTGCAGGAATGCGGCGTGGGGCTGGTGCGCATCCGCCGCGATGGCGAACGCCTGGCCTTCGCCGCACCTCCCCTGCTGCGCAGCGGTCCCCTGGACGAGGCGGATCTGGCGCTGATCGCCCGCGGCCTGGGCGTGGCGCGCGCCGACATCGTGGCGCACGCCTGGTGCGACAACGGGCCGAAATGGCGCGGCGTGATGCTGGGCTCGGCCGAGCAGGTGCTGGCGCTCAAGCCGGACGCCGCGGTGCTGGCCGGCCTGGACGTGGGCGTCGTGGGTCCGAGGGGCAAGGTGGGCGTGGTCGGCGCGCGCGGCGCGGCGGACGACTGCGCCTTCGAGGTGCGCGCCTTTTTCCCCGGCAACAACGGCATGGCCGAGGACCCGGTCACCGGCAGCCTGAATGCCGGCATCGCCCAGTGGCTGATCGGCGCCGGCCTCGCGCCCGAGCGCTACGTCGCGGCCCAGGGCACCGCGCTGGCTCGGGCTGGCCGGGTCCACGTGGAGCGTGAGGGCGACACGGTCTGGATCGGCGGCGCCAGCGTCACCTGCGTGGACGGCACGGTGAGGCTGTGA
- a CDS encoding DMT family transporter, with product MRSDEIRGLWLGLLGVAIFALTLPMTRLAVGTPEAPQMSGVFIALGRAVVAALLSAGFLLATRAPWPRREDWWPLAITSAGVVFGFPLFTSIAMRHVEAVHASVIVGVLPLATAAVGAWLHRQRPSAGFWACAALGSVLVVLFALLRSGTSGLSLHPADALLLAAMACAAIGYGWGARLSQRMRAEHVICWALLIALPLTLPAAWSTRPQTPLPAPAWWGFAYVAVFSMWLGFFAWYRGLALGGTVRVSQVQLVQPFLSMLFAVPLLGERLDAVTLGFAVAVIATVFIGKRMPVRPRAA from the coding sequence ATGAGAAGCGACGAGATCCGCGGCCTCTGGCTGGGCCTGCTGGGCGTGGCCATCTTCGCGCTCACGCTGCCCATGACCCGGCTGGCCGTGGGCACGCCCGAGGCGCCGCAGATGTCGGGCGTGTTCATCGCCCTGGGCCGCGCCGTGGTGGCGGCCCTGCTGTCGGCCGGCTTCCTGCTGGCCACCCGCGCGCCCTGGCCGCGGCGCGAGGACTGGTGGCCGCTGGCCATCACCTCCGCGGGCGTGGTGTTCGGCTTTCCGCTCTTCACCTCGATCGCCATGCGCCACGTCGAAGCGGTGCACGCCAGCGTGATCGTGGGCGTGCTGCCGCTGGCCACCGCCGCGGTCGGTGCCTGGCTGCACCGCCAGCGCCCGTCTGCCGGCTTCTGGGCCTGCGCCGCGCTGGGCAGCGTGCTGGTGGTGCTGTTCGCCCTGCTGCGCTCGGGCACCAGCGGCCTGTCGCTGCATCCCGCCGACGCGCTGCTGCTGGCCGCCATGGCCTGCGCCGCCATCGGCTACGGCTGGGGCGCGCGCCTGTCGCAGCGCATGCGGGCCGAGCACGTGATCTGCTGGGCGCTGCTCATCGCGCTGCCGCTGACGCTGCCCGCCGCCTGGTCGACCCGGCCGCAGACGCCGCTGCCGGCGCCGGCCTGGTGGGGCTTCGCCTACGTGGCCGTCTTCTCGATGTGGCTGGGCTTCTTCGCCTGGTACCGCGGCCTGGCCCTGGGCGGCACGGTGCGCGTGAGCCAGGTGCAGTTGGTCCAGCCCTTCCTGAGCATGCTGTTCGCCGTGCCCCTGCTGGGCGAACGGCTGGATGCAGTGACGCTGGGCTTCGCCGTCGCCGTCATCGCCACCGTGTTCATCGGCAAGCGCATGCCGGTGCGTCCCCGCGCGGCCTGA
- a CDS encoding glutathione S-transferase family protein — MLRIWGRLSSINVRKVVLAVQWLGLPFERIDAGGEFGVVGTPAYRARNPNGLVPLVDDEGFLLWESNVIVRYLAARHAPGRLYPEALPARFDAERWMDWQQTTLNRAGREAFLQLVRTPAPQRRQDQVDASVAATEPLLDLLDAHLAGQAFMAGAAFTMADIPIACELHRWRGLPLAHRPRPHLDRWYAGVAGLPAARGVLDLALS; from the coding sequence ATGCTGCGCATCTGGGGCCGGCTGTCGTCCATCAACGTGCGCAAGGTGGTGCTGGCCGTGCAGTGGCTTGGGCTGCCGTTCGAGCGCATCGACGCCGGCGGCGAGTTCGGCGTCGTCGGCACGCCGGCCTACCGGGCGCGCAACCCCAATGGCCTGGTGCCGCTGGTGGACGACGAGGGCTTCCTGCTGTGGGAATCCAACGTGATCGTGCGCTACCTGGCGGCCCGCCACGCGCCGGGCCGTCTGTATCCCGAGGCCTTGCCGGCGCGCTTCGACGCCGAGCGCTGGATGGACTGGCAGCAGACCACGCTGAACCGCGCCGGCCGCGAGGCCTTCCTCCAGCTGGTGCGCACGCCGGCGCCGCAGCGCCGGCAGGATCAGGTCGACGCTTCCGTGGCCGCGACCGAGCCGCTGCTGGACCTGCTGGACGCCCACCTGGCCGGCCAGGCCTTCATGGCCGGTGCCGCCTTCACCATGGCCGACATCCCCATCGCCTGCGAGCTGCACCGCTGGCGCGGCCTGCCGCTGGCGCACCGCCCGCGCCCGCACCTGGACCGCTGGTACGCCGGCGTCGCCGGCCTGCCGGCTGCGCGCGGCGTCCTGGACCTCGCGCTTTCCTGA
- a CDS encoding ATP-binding cassette domain-containing protein, with protein MALLTLSDAQLAFGHVALLDHADFSLEAAERVGLIGRNGTGKSSLLKILAGLERPDDGLLQLQQGLRIAYVAQEPLLAGQATVFESVREGLAPVLALVNAYTQGDGDLDALQRRIEAQDGWNWQQRVEETLQRLHLPPQAVISQLSGGTKKRVALAQALVTRPDVLLLDEPTNHLDLEAIEWLEGLLLDFKGSVVTITHDRAFLDRVATRIVELDRGQLRSYPGNFSRYQALKEEQLAQEAVLNAKADRLLAQEEVWIRKGVEARRTRAQGRINRLETLRQTRAARREALGRVKLDVASGLPSGKIVAELTEVSKSFGDKAVVRDFSATILRGDKVGLIGPNGAGKTTLLKLILGELAPDSGKVRQGANLQVAYFDQMRDALDLDAALEDFISPGSEWIEIGRQRKHVKSYLGDFLFSPARAQSPVRSLSGGERNRLLLARLFARPANVLVLDEPTNDLDIETLELLEDLLQNYEGTVFLVSHDRSFLDNVVTSTIAYEGEGRWREYEGGVQDWLLQSRRAQALAAAPSAARPADRGKQTSPATQAKGDPPAPKKKLSYKDQRELEALPARIETLEAEQRAIAGQLADGSLYAGDPARATQLTQRNAEIEDALMAALERWEALS; from the coding sequence ATGGCCCTGCTCACCCTTTCAGACGCCCAGCTTGCCTTCGGCCATGTGGCCTTGCTGGACCATGCCGACTTCTCGCTGGAGGCAGCCGAGCGCGTGGGCCTGATCGGCCGCAACGGCACCGGCAAGTCGTCGTTGCTGAAGATCCTGGCAGGTCTGGAGCGGCCCGACGATGGCCTGCTGCAGCTGCAGCAGGGCCTGCGCATCGCCTATGTGGCGCAGGAGCCGCTGCTGGCCGGGCAGGCCACGGTGTTCGAGTCCGTGCGCGAGGGCCTGGCCCCGGTGCTGGCGCTGGTGAACGCCTACACCCAGGGTGATGGCGACCTGGACGCGCTGCAGCGCCGGATCGAGGCGCAGGACGGCTGGAACTGGCAGCAGCGGGTAGAAGAGACGCTGCAGCGCCTGCACCTGCCACCGCAAGCCGTAATCAGCCAGCTGTCCGGCGGCACCAAGAAGCGGGTGGCGCTGGCTCAGGCCCTGGTCACCCGGCCCGACGTGCTGCTGCTGGACGAGCCCACCAACCACCTGGACCTGGAGGCCATCGAGTGGCTGGAAGGCCTGCTGCTGGACTTCAAGGGCAGCGTGGTCACCATCACGCACGACCGTGCCTTCCTGGACCGGGTGGCTACGCGCATCGTCGAGCTGGACCGTGGCCAGCTGCGCTCCTATCCCGGCAACTTCAGCCGCTACCAAGCGTTGAAGGAGGAACAGCTGGCGCAGGAGGCGGTGCTCAACGCCAAGGCCGACAGGCTGCTGGCGCAGGAGGAAGTCTGGATCCGCAAGGGGGTGGAGGCGCGCCGCACCCGCGCCCAGGGCCGCATCAACCGGTTGGAGACGCTGCGCCAGACCCGCGCGGCGCGGCGCGAGGCGCTGGGCCGGGTCAAGCTCGATGTCGCTTCCGGACTGCCCAGCGGCAAGATCGTGGCCGAGCTCACCGAGGTGTCCAAGTCCTTCGGCGACAAGGCCGTGGTGCGCGACTTCAGCGCCACCATCCTGCGCGGCGACAAGGTCGGCCTGATCGGCCCCAACGGCGCGGGCAAGACCACCCTGCTCAAGCTGATCCTGGGCGAGCTGGCGCCCGACAGCGGCAAGGTCCGCCAGGGCGCCAACCTGCAGGTGGCGTACTTCGACCAGATGCGCGACGCGTTGGACCTGGATGCAGCGCTGGAGGACTTCATCAGCCCCGGCAGCGAGTGGATCGAGATCGGCCGGCAGCGCAAGCACGTCAAGAGCTACCTCGGGGACTTCCTGTTCTCGCCGGCGCGCGCGCAGTCGCCCGTGCGTTCGCTGTCAGGCGGCGAGCGCAACCGGCTGCTGCTGGCACGCCTGTTCGCCCGGCCGGCCAACGTGCTGGTGCTGGACGAGCCGACCAACGACCTGGACATCGAAACGCTGGAGCTGCTGGAAGACCTGCTGCAGAACTACGAAGGCACGGTGTTCCTGGTCAGCCACGACCGCAGCTTCCTGGACAACGTGGTCACCAGCACCATCGCCTACGAGGGCGAGGGCCGCTGGCGCGAGTACGAAGGCGGCGTGCAGGACTGGTTGCTGCAGTCGCGCCGGGCCCAAGCCCTGGCCGCGGCACCTTCAGCCGCCAGGCCAGCGGACAGGGGCAAGCAGACGTCCCCGGCCACCCAGGCCAAGGGCGACCCTCCTGCGCCCAAGAAAAAGCTGAGCTACAAGGACCAGCGCGAACTCGAAGCCCTGCCTGCCCGCATCGAGACCCTGGAAGCGGAGCAGCGCGCCATCGCCGGCCAACTGGCCGACGGCAGCCTGTACGCCGGCGACCCAGCGCGTGCCACCCAACTGACCCAACGCAATGCCGAGATCGAGGACGCGCTGATGGCCGCTCTGGAGCGCTGGGAAGCGCTCAGCTGA